Proteins encoded together in one Hymenobacter monticola window:
- a CDS encoding DinB family protein — translation MPAAVRATADFFDQLTNDLLVLRVVAQQRFRPLSAEELNRRPSPSRWSAGQCLEHLNIVGGYYLPSIAARIAKAQARGSKPAPVVKSGYFGRRFIEAMRAPASVKTYESPQRYAPTGTRLPRTVAEVFSRQIDELLRLVLLARQVNANAIRIPNAIFPLLMFRLTDQLEFMVVHIQRHVAQAEAVLVGNGVAKSASAA, via the coding sequence ATGCCTGCTGCCGTCCGCGCCACCGCTGATTTCTTTGACCAATTGACCAACGACCTGCTGGTGCTGCGTGTCGTGGCGCAGCAGCGTTTCCGCCCGTTGAGCGCCGAGGAGCTCAACCGCCGTCCCAGCCCCAGCCGCTGGAGCGCCGGCCAGTGCCTGGAGCACCTCAACATCGTGGGCGGCTACTACTTGCCCAGCATTGCGGCCCGCATTGCCAAGGCCCAGGCCCGCGGCTCCAAGCCCGCGCCCGTGGTGAAATCGGGCTACTTTGGCCGTCGGTTTATCGAGGCCATGCGTGCGCCGGCCAGCGTGAAAACCTACGAGTCGCCGCAGCGCTACGCGCCCACCGGCACCCGCCTGCCGCGCACGGTGGCCGAGGTGTTCAGCCGCCAGATTGACGAGCTGCTGCGCTTGGTGCTGCTGGCCCGTCAGGTAAATGCCAATGCCATCCGGATTCCGAACGCTATTTTCCCGCTGCTCATGTTCCGCCTCACCGACCAACTCGAATTCATGGTGGTGCACATTCAGCGGCACGTGGCCCAGGCCGAGGCCGTGCTGGTTGGCAATGGCGTGGCCAAGAGCGCCAGTGCGGCCTAA
- a CDS encoding porin family protein: MKNLFSAMLLAGLAGAATTAQAQATIEFGPRLGLNLSTFSYKYSNIPPALSNEANSLAGLQVGGTLNMRFGKLAFQPSLLFSQKGAELKLSGVDNTNVPYVTTLTYTAKPKFNYLEIPLNLVYTSDTDHGFQLFAGPYVAFGVGGSGSSTLVITSNDPDVLQAGAANSFPIGLEVEYGDRQNDNQKAQNSLGNGLASTPTVIATFRRFDAGLNAGVGYRVGPFQAQLGYGLGLVNILPNDPNGKDTGGKINNRSFQLSANYFLGSK; this comes from the coding sequence ATGAAAAACCTTTTCTCTGCAATGCTGCTGGCAGGCCTGGCGGGCGCGGCTACCACCGCCCAAGCGCAAGCCACCATCGAGTTCGGCCCCCGGCTCGGGCTCAACCTTTCAACGTTCTCCTACAAGTACAGCAACATCCCGCCCGCTCTCTCCAACGAAGCCAACTCCCTGGCGGGGCTGCAGGTGGGCGGCACGCTCAACATGCGTTTTGGCAAGCTCGCCTTCCAGCCTTCGCTGCTTTTCAGCCAGAAAGGCGCCGAGCTGAAGCTTTCGGGCGTTGACAACACAAACGTTCCCTACGTTACCACCCTCACCTACACCGCCAAGCCCAAATTCAACTACCTGGAAATCCCGCTCAACCTGGTCTACACTTCTGACACCGACCACGGCTTCCAGCTATTTGCCGGGCCGTACGTGGCGTTTGGGGTGGGGGGCAGCGGCTCCAGCACCCTGGTTATCACCAGCAACGACCCCGATGTGCTGCAAGCCGGCGCGGCCAATTCATTCCCCATTGGGCTGGAAGTAGAATACGGCGACCGGCAGAACGACAACCAAAAGGCGCAGAATTCCTTGGGCAACGGGCTGGCCAGTACCCCCACGGTCATTGCCACCTTCCGCCGCTTCGATGCCGGCCTCAACGCCGGCGTGGGCTACCGCGTCGGGCCCTTTCAGGCCCAGCTCGGCTACGGCCTGGGCCTGGTGAACATCCTCCCCAACGACCCGAATGGCAAAGACACCGGCGGCAAAATCAACAACCGCAGCTTCCAGCTATCGGCCAATTACTTTCTGGGCAGCAAGTAA
- a CDS encoding alpha-2-macroglobulin family protein, with the protein MRFLLFACLLLVMTFSADSASTPPPGPYAARWKKIDALLAKSQTATAAPLVEAIYQQARKEGNSPAYVRALLYKIRLLQAKEEDADEQGIALLERDVQTATFPARPILHSLLAELYTQYLNQNRYRLYQRTAGATPTADGQKAADGGTALATWDVGRLGAAIVRHYHQSVEDEPQRQLKTTLAQLGELAAGGDAEGRALRSTLYDLLAQRAIEGLQNQELYVTQPEQQFQPTDPRLFGSAAEFAALQLTAPAGDSLNGPFHALQVLQRLTASRQQLAPPNAAALADVDLQRLNYLHRLTLHTDLDDQYARALARMAETYKALPISTEFTARLAEFSWDLSQEKGAVNAAVVALKMAKGAEASFPKSRGAARARQLREEIEKREVSFSASDIVLPGQPWRLDVTARNVTSLHAWAYRISLKEWENQRNGYDPQHRTVAQRYARALRAAPAAAWTVAVPTHPQDYKVQHFAAAGAALPLGYYLVIISNEAAKPTEQRPGAVTGYGFVGASALSVVHRGEAGSKAAQLLVLHRQRGAPVAGARAQATYRRYGYERASEAKMRKGGILTTNAAGEVTLAAPDQDGEFNAEYLTAAKVWQGKDTLSVSQLRAGYGGAGAGEQAQRRAFLFSDRAIYRPGQTLYFKGMLTETLRAKTSLVTNESVSVRLIDVNGQTVQTLDFTTSDFGSFNGSLVLPTGLLNGEMQLQTDHGSLSFAVEEYKRPTFLVTLDSVPGRPQLGQPLALNGRARAYAGQATDGATVSYRVTRRELWPLFDYGYGGRYVPGRGRESQEIAHGTTNTDAEGRFSITFTPPLAARPTGRRWEPGYLFEITADVTDAAGETRTGTRTVSIGHNPLNLRLTGPEQTDKQHLGVFTLLSTNATGEPLPAAGTLRLLARRYRPNPPGVPGPTPETEENEAKPELVKTLPFDTKASAVLDLSATLASLPTGRYRLEAQAAGADTAARAKHDFVLYDSQAATVPFATPDWFVALADTVAPGQPATLLLGSSEADARILLEVEREGQLLRSEWLTLRANEQRRLSIESGPATALGPLYIHTIQVRDNRLYRHDATVQVAEKPQPLRLSIATFRDKLQPGQRETWRVSIRQANGQPANAELLTTLYDQSLDVFRPHRLMGLEFGQGYYPARFGWQGQFGEMRSDVLLGMGDAIDLPSVSYPFLHTWEGMGSVDRDEEFRSDDGWSAGGAPGGAAPRMRMQAKAAAAPAPMVSAAMANRADGEVQVLAGRTYEVAPPPPAAAGAAPDLSAVPTRSDFRETALWQSALRTDKNGDVVLEFQMPEAVTRWQLLALAHDKELHSGQLARQLVTQKEIQITPNAPRFLRQGDTFTFPVKFSNLTDHATSGTAQLFLLDAATGQDITGQLLKGPAQQAVSAAAHQSAALGWEISLPADFAPAAVTYRVVASAQGLVAGTESDGNKKAKRRSKKPGTNNQAPSTNFSDGEENTLPVLPNRILLTESLPLPIVGPGSRTFELSKLTSTSSPTRRNYSLTLEMTANPAWYAVQSLPYLMEYPYECSEQTFSRLYANLLAAQILKANPRFKTVLAEWTRQAQSGTAAQKNALESKLAQNQELKNLLLQETPWVRDAQGETARLARLTELFDEARLKGETSRALLKLQRMQLPGGAFPWFEKMPEDRYITQLIVAGFGKLKKLGAFDASQDDVARGILQNALRYLDAGLADDYARLRKIKNVKLADNHLADEQIQALYARSFWPQQREAATAKTAFAYYREQAAKYWPAQTRYLQAQTALALFRHDAKAAAAAEILRALSENALHSPELGMYWKEVRGGYYWREAPTETQATLIEAFDEVRNDQKAVDGMKLWLLKQKQTHSWESTRATADACYALLLRGSDWLAPTQPLQVTVGGQAVKPEAAQAGTGYFKTSWPAAEVQPAQGKVTVSKPDAGVAWGALYWQYFEDMDKVTPAATPLSLERELYRETRTASGPVLEKLTSTSPLKIGDALVVRLVLRTDRALEYVHLKDQRAAGLEPISQTSGYRYQNGLGYYESPRDAATNFFLSEVPRGTHVFEYRLRASQAGDFSGGLSQVQCLYAPEFGAHAAGGRLRVAR; encoded by the coding sequence ATGCGTTTTCTGCTTTTTGCCTGCCTGCTCCTGGTTATGACTTTCAGCGCCGACTCTGCCTCGACCCCGCCGCCCGGCCCCTACGCCGCGCGCTGGAAAAAAATTGACGCCCTGCTGGCCAAAAGCCAGACCGCCACGGCCGCGCCGCTGGTGGAAGCCATCTACCAGCAAGCCCGGAAAGAAGGCAACAGCCCCGCCTACGTGCGGGCGCTGCTCTACAAAATTCGCCTTCTGCAAGCCAAGGAGGAAGACGCCGACGAGCAAGGCATTGCTCTGCTGGAGCGCGACGTGCAGACGGCCACCTTCCCGGCCCGGCCCATCCTGCACTCGCTGCTGGCCGAGCTATACACGCAGTACCTCAACCAGAACCGCTACCGCCTCTACCAGCGCACGGCCGGCGCCACGCCTACCGCCGACGGCCAGAAAGCGGCCGACGGCGGCACCGCCCTCGCCACCTGGGACGTGGGCCGGCTGGGCGCGGCCATTGTGCGGCACTACCACCAGTCGGTGGAAGACGAGCCCCAGCGCCAACTCAAAACCACCCTCGCGCAGCTGGGCGAGCTGGCCGCTGGCGGCGACGCCGAAGGCCGGGCCCTACGCTCCACGCTCTACGACCTGCTGGCCCAGCGCGCCATTGAGGGCCTGCAAAACCAGGAGCTGTACGTGACGCAGCCCGAGCAGCAGTTTCAGCCCACCGACCCCAGGCTGTTTGGCAGTGCCGCCGAATTCGCGGCGCTGCAGCTGACGGCGCCTGCGGGCGACTCGTTGAACGGCCCGTTTCATGCGCTGCAGGTGCTGCAGCGCCTCACGGCTTCGCGCCAGCAGCTGGCGCCGCCGAATGCGGCCGCGCTGGCCGATGTGGACCTGCAGCGCCTCAACTACCTCCACCGCCTCACCCTTCATACCGACCTCGACGACCAGTACGCGCGGGCCCTGGCCCGGATGGCGGAAACGTACAAGGCCCTGCCCATCAGCACGGAATTTACGGCGCGGCTGGCAGAATTCTCCTGGGACCTCAGCCAGGAGAAGGGGGCGGTTAATGCCGCTGTGGTGGCGTTGAAAATGGCCAAAGGTGCCGAAGCCAGTTTCCCGAAGTCGCGCGGCGCGGCGCGGGCCCGGCAGCTGCGGGAAGAGATTGAGAAGCGGGAGGTATCTTTTTCGGCAAGCGACATCGTGCTGCCCGGCCAGCCCTGGCGCCTCGACGTGACGGCCCGGAACGTGACCAGCCTGCACGCCTGGGCCTACCGCATTTCGCTGAAAGAATGGGAAAATCAGCGGAATGGGTACGACCCCCAACACCGCACCGTGGCCCAGCGCTACGCCCGCGCCCTGCGGGCTGCCCCAGCCGCTGCCTGGACGGTGGCCGTGCCCACGCATCCGCAGGACTACAAGGTGCAGCACTTTGCGGCGGCCGGCGCGGCGCTGCCCCTCGGATATTACCTGGTCATCATCAGCAACGAGGCTGCGAAGCCAACCGAGCAGCGGCCCGGGGCGGTGACGGGCTACGGCTTTGTGGGGGCCAGCGCGCTGAGCGTGGTGCATCGGGGGGAGGCGGGCAGCAAAGCAGCGCAGCTGCTGGTGCTGCACCGGCAGCGCGGCGCGCCCGTGGCCGGCGCGCGGGCGCAGGCCACCTACCGCCGCTACGGCTACGAGCGGGCTTCCGAGGCCAAAATGCGGAAGGGCGGGATTCTGACCACGAACGCGGCGGGTGAAGTGACCCTGGCCGCTCCGGACCAGGACGGCGAATTCAATGCCGAATACCTAACGGCCGCCAAGGTGTGGCAAGGCAAAGACACCCTCAGCGTTTCTCAATTGCGAGCGGGCTACGGGGGGGCTGGCGCTGGGGAACAAGCCCAGCGCCGCGCCTTTCTGTTTTCTGACCGCGCCATTTACCGGCCGGGCCAGACGCTGTATTTCAAGGGCATGCTGACCGAAACGCTGCGGGCTAAAACCAGCCTCGTTACCAACGAGTCGGTGAGTGTGCGGCTGATTGACGTGAACGGCCAGACCGTGCAGACGCTGGATTTTACTACCTCGGATTTCGGTTCGTTCAATGGCTCGCTGGTGCTGCCCACGGGCTTGCTAAACGGCGAGATGCAGCTGCAGACCGACCACGGCAGCCTCAGCTTTGCGGTAGAAGAATACAAGCGCCCCACCTTTCTGGTCACGCTCGACTCCGTACCTGGCCGGCCGCAGCTGGGCCAGCCGCTCGCCCTCAACGGCCGCGCCCGCGCCTACGCCGGGCAGGCCACCGACGGCGCCACGGTCAGCTACCGCGTCACGCGCCGCGAGCTGTGGCCGCTGTTCGACTATGGCTACGGTGGGCGCTATGTACCCGGCCGGGGCCGCGAAAGCCAGGAAATTGCCCACGGCACCACCAACACCGACGCCGAAGGCCGCTTCAGCATCACGTTCACACCGCCGCTGGCGGCCAGGCCCACCGGCCGCCGCTGGGAGCCTGGGTATCTGTTTGAAATCACTGCCGACGTGACCGATGCCGCCGGTGAAACCCGTACCGGCACCCGCACGGTATCCATTGGCCACAATCCGCTCAACCTGCGCCTCACCGGGCCCGAACAAACCGATAAGCAGCATCTGGGCGTCTTCACGCTGCTGAGCACTAATGCCACCGGCGAGCCCCTGCCCGCTGCCGGCACCTTGCGCCTGCTGGCCCGCCGCTACCGCCCCAACCCGCCCGGCGTGCCCGGCCCTACCCCTGAAACGGAGGAAAATGAAGCCAAGCCAGAGCTGGTAAAAACGCTGCCTTTTGATACCAAAGCCAGTGCTGTGCTCGACCTAAGTGCCACGCTGGCCAGTCTGCCCACCGGCCGCTACCGCCTCGAAGCCCAGGCTGCCGGGGCCGACACGGCCGCCCGCGCCAAGCACGATTTCGTGCTCTACGACTCGCAGGCGGCCACTGTGCCCTTTGCCACCCCCGATTGGTTTGTGGCCCTGGCCGATACTGTGGCGCCTGGTCAGCCCGCTACCCTGTTGCTGGGCAGCAGCGAAGCCGACGCCCGCATCTTGCTCGAAGTGGAGCGCGAGGGCCAATTGCTGCGCTCCGAGTGGCTGACGCTACGCGCTAACGAGCAGCGCCGCCTGAGCATCGAGAGTGGCCCGGCCACGGCCCTGGGCCCGCTCTACATTCACACCATCCAGGTGCGCGACAACCGCCTCTACCGCCACGATGCCACCGTGCAGGTAGCAGAGAAGCCCCAGCCGCTGAGGCTCAGCATCGCCACTTTCCGCGACAAGCTGCAGCCCGGCCAGCGGGAAACCTGGCGCGTCAGCATCCGCCAAGCCAACGGCCAGCCCGCCAATGCCGAGCTGCTGACCACGCTTTATGACCAAAGCCTAGATGTTTTCCGGCCGCACCGCCTCATGGGGCTGGAATTTGGGCAGGGATATTATCCGGCGCGGTTTGGCTGGCAGGGGCAGTTTGGGGAAATGAGGTCGGATGTGCTACTCGGTATGGGGGACGCTATTGATTTGCCATCGGTGAGCTACCCATTTTTGCATACGTGGGAGGGAATGGGCAGCGTGGATAGAGATGAGGAATTCCGTTCGGACGATGGATGGTCTGCTGGAGGCGCACCAGGTGGCGCTGCCCCAAGAATGCGTATGCAGGCAAAGGCTGCTGCCGCTCCTGCTCCAATGGTCTCAGCAGCAATGGCTAATAGGGCAGACGGGGAAGTGCAGGTTTTGGCAGGCCGCACTTATGAAGTTGCTCCACCGCCCCCAGCAGCCGCGGGCGCCGCGCCCGACCTCTCCGCCGTGCCTACCCGTTCCGACTTCCGCGAAACGGCCCTGTGGCAGTCGGCCCTGCGCACGGATAAGAACGGCGACGTGGTGCTCGAATTCCAGATGCCCGAGGCCGTGACGCGCTGGCAGCTGCTGGCCCTGGCCCACGATAAGGAGCTGCACAGCGGCCAGCTGGCCCGGCAGCTCGTCACCCAAAAGGAAATCCAGATAACGCCCAACGCGCCGCGCTTCCTGCGGCAGGGCGACACCTTCACCTTCCCCGTCAAATTCTCGAACCTGACCGACCACGCCACCAGCGGCACTGCCCAACTGTTCCTGCTCGATGCGGCCACCGGCCAAGACATTACCGGCCAGCTACTCAAGGGTCCGGCGCAGCAGGCCGTGTCGGCCGCCGCGCACCAGAGCGCCGCGCTGGGTTGGGAAATCAGCCTGCCCGCTGACTTTGCGCCGGCTGCGGTAACCTACCGGGTGGTGGCCAGTGCGCAAGGCCTGGTGGCAGGCACTGAGTCGGATGGGAACAAAAAAGCCAAGCGCAGAAGCAAAAAGCCAGGCACCAACAACCAGGCACCAAGCACCAATTTCTCCGATGGCGAGGAAAACACCCTGCCCGTACTGCCCAACCGCATTCTGCTCACCGAGAGCCTGCCGCTGCCCATTGTGGGCCCCGGCAGCCGCACCTTCGAGCTGAGCAAGCTCACCAGCACCAGCAGCCCCACGCGGCGCAACTACAGCCTCACGCTGGAAATGACGGCCAACCCCGCCTGGTACGCTGTGCAGAGCCTGCCCTACCTGATGGAGTACCCCTATGAGTGCTCCGAGCAAACCTTCAGCCGCCTCTACGCCAACCTGCTGGCAGCTCAAATTCTGAAGGCCAACCCGCGTTTCAAAACCGTGCTGGCCGAGTGGACGCGGCAAGCCCAGAGCGGCACCGCGGCTCAGAAAAATGCCCTCGAAAGCAAGCTGGCCCAAAACCAGGAGCTGAAAAATTTGCTGCTGCAGGAAACGCCCTGGGTGCGCGATGCCCAAGGCGAAACCGCTCGCCTGGCCCGCCTCACCGAGCTGTTCGACGAAGCCCGCCTCAAGGGCGAAACCAGCCGCGCCCTGCTCAAGCTGCAGCGCATGCAGCTGCCCGGCGGGGCTTTTCCGTGGTTTGAGAAAATGCCCGAGGACCGGTACATCACCCAGCTCATCGTGGCCGGCTTTGGCAAGCTGAAAAAGCTGGGCGCCTTCGATGCCAGTCAGGACGACGTGGCCCGTGGCATCCTCCAAAATGCCCTGCGCTACCTAGATGCCGGGCTGGCCGACGACTATGCTCGCCTGCGCAAAATCAAAAACGTGAAGCTGGCCGACAACCACCTCGCCGACGAGCAAATCCAAGCCCTGTATGCCCGCAGCTTCTGGCCCCAACAGCGCGAGGCCGCCACGGCCAAAACCGCCTTCGCTTACTACCGCGAACAAGCCGCTAAGTACTGGCCCGCCCAAACGCGCTACCTGCAAGCCCAAACGGCGCTGGCCCTGTTCCGCCACGACGCGAAAGCCGCGGCGGCCGCTGAGATTCTGCGCGCCCTGAGTGAGAACGCCCTGCATTCGCCCGAACTGGGCATGTACTGGAAAGAAGTGCGCGGCGGCTACTACTGGCGCGAGGCCCCCACCGAAACCCAGGCCACCCTCATCGAAGCCTTCGATGAAGTGCGCAACGACCAGAAGGCCGTTGACGGGATGAAGCTCTGGCTGCTCAAGCAGAAGCAGACGCACAGCTGGGAAAGCACCCGCGCCACTGCCGACGCCTGCTACGCCCTGCTGCTGCGCGGCTCCGACTGGCTGGCGCCCACCCAGCCGCTGCAAGTCACGGTGGGCGGCCAGGCCGTGAAGCCCGAGGCGGCGCAGGCCGGCACCGGCTACTTCAAAACCAGCTGGCCGGCTGCTGAGGTGCAGCCAGCGCAGGGCAAAGTGACGGTGAGCAAGCCCGACGCAGGCGTGGCCTGGGGCGCGCTCTACTGGCAGTATTTCGAGGATATGGACAAAGTGACGCCCGCCGCCACGCCGCTCAGCCTGGAGCGCGAGCTGTACCGCGAAACCCGCACGGCTAGTGGCCCGGTGCTGGAAAAGCTCACCTCGACTTCACCGCTGAAAATCGGCGATGCGCTGGTGGTGCGCCTCGTGCTGCGCACCGACCGCGCCCTCGAATACGTGCACCTCAAAGACCAGCGCGCCGCCGGCCTGGAGCCCATCAGCCAGACCAGCGGCTACCGCTACCAGAACGGCCTGGGCTACTACGAGTCGCCCCGCGACGCGGCCACGAACTTCTTTTTGAGTGAAGTGCCCCGCGGCACTCACGTGTTCGAGTACCGGCTGCGGGCCAGCCAAGCGGGCGACTTTTCGGGGGGGCTGAGCCAGGTGCAGTGCCTGTACGCGCCGGAGTTTGGGGCCCACGCGGCCGGGGGGCGGCTGCGGGTGGCGCGGTAG
- a CDS encoding family 43 glycosylhydrolase — protein MHPPTVSIELEFTAPLAPVSLGTAPQTFPARTSYDHVVLPGDFPDPTVTKIGDTYWASATTAEWGAIFPIFSSKNLLDWELVGHVFPDKQPDWASSNFWAPEFYQENGRTYLYYTARSKQGGMLCVAVASADHPAGPYRDHGPLVGQEAGSIDGFAMPDENGDLYLVWKEDGNSCQQETPIWAQRLNADRTALIGEATELFTNDVKWEGPLVEGSALVRHNGWFYHFFAGNSCCGKGCNYATGVARSRTLLGPWEKHQQNPILDRNDVWKCPGHGTVTEMDGRWFLLHHAYAAESHEFVGRQGLLSEFTWNAQEWPEFVNRSPQAPALTDMSRFNIADEFEGDALGLEWQWPISAPKPAATVRDGQLHLAASASRLGTIVGRRTHAATYKAATTLDFANLPVDTYAGLAAVGDPYNALALMAGNGQVQIWHVKSGKQQCLAQVYIEPCDTLTLRLEVWGGQRYRFAYSTDGATWQPLPTESFSLNGTYLPPWDRGVRVALVAQGAEDTTAVFNNFIVRNKR, from the coding sequence TTGCACCCTCCCACCGTGTCCATCGAACTAGAATTCACCGCCCCGCTGGCCCCCGTTTCCCTGGGCACTGCCCCCCAAACGTTTCCGGCCCGCACCTCCTACGACCACGTCGTGCTGCCCGGCGACTTCCCCGACCCCACCGTCACCAAAATCGGCGACACCTACTGGGCCAGCGCCACCACCGCCGAGTGGGGCGCCATCTTCCCCATCTTCTCCTCGAAAAACCTGCTCGACTGGGAGCTGGTCGGCCACGTCTTTCCCGACAAGCAGCCCGACTGGGCCAGCTCCAACTTCTGGGCGCCCGAGTTCTACCAGGAAAACGGCCGCACCTATCTGTACTACACCGCCCGCAGCAAGCAGGGCGGCATGCTGTGCGTTGCCGTGGCCAGCGCCGACCACCCGGCCGGCCCCTACCGCGACCACGGCCCCCTCGTGGGCCAGGAAGCCGGCTCCATCGATGGCTTTGCCATGCCCGATGAAAACGGCGACCTCTACCTCGTCTGGAAAGAAGACGGCAACTCCTGCCAGCAGGAAACCCCCATCTGGGCCCAGCGCCTGAACGCCGACCGCACCGCCCTCATCGGCGAAGCCACCGAGCTGTTCACCAACGACGTGAAGTGGGAGGGCCCCCTCGTGGAGGGCTCGGCCCTGGTGCGGCACAACGGCTGGTTCTACCACTTCTTCGCCGGCAATTCCTGCTGCGGCAAGGGCTGCAACTACGCCACCGGCGTGGCCCGCTCGCGCACCCTGCTCGGCCCCTGGGAAAAGCACCAGCAAAACCCCATCCTCGACCGCAACGACGTGTGGAAATGCCCCGGCCACGGCACCGTGACCGAAATGGACGGCCGCTGGTTCCTGCTCCACCACGCCTACGCCGCCGAAAGCCACGAGTTCGTAGGCCGCCAGGGCCTCCTCTCCGAGTTCACCTGGAACGCCCAGGAGTGGCCCGAGTTTGTGAACCGCAGCCCCCAGGCCCCCGCCCTCACCGACATGTCGCGCTTCAACATCGCCGACGAGTTTGAAGGCGACGCCCTCGGCCTGGAGTGGCAGTGGCCCATCTCGGCGCCCAAGCCCGCCGCCACCGTGCGCGACGGCCAGCTGCACCTCGCGGCCAGCGCCTCGCGCCTGGGCACCATCGTGGGCCGCCGCACCCACGCCGCCACCTACAAAGCCGCCACCACCCTCGACTTCGCCAACCTGCCCGTCGACACCTACGCCGGCCTGGCCGCCGTGGGCGACCCCTACAACGCCCTGGCCCTGATGGCCGGCAACGGCCAGGTGCAAATCTGGCACGTGAAGAGCGGCAAGCAGCAGTGCCTAGCCCAGGTGTACATCGAGCCCTGCGACACGCTCACGCTGCGCCTCGAAGTGTGGGGCGGCCAGCGCTACCGCTTCGCCTACAGCACCGACGGCGCCACCTGGCAGCCCCTGCCCACCGAAAGCTTCTCCCTCAACGGCACCTACCTCCCCCCCTGGGACCGCGGCGTGCGCGTAGCCCTCGTCGCCCAAGGCGCCGAGGATACCACGGCCGTGTTCAACAACTTCATCGTGCGCAACAAGCGGTAA
- a CDS encoding Ig-like domain-containing protein encodes MKLRFCLLPLSFFRCFVAFAQQPAPKPQVFFSDLDNFWVAYDSIRTTTDSLRQLHYLNRLYLAKATPGLKAFQEVKGYAPADWVSAIRRYPRFWNSIRPNTLQVKTKAQALGPYLQKFAALYPALRPAAIYYTIGALQSGGTTQGRLVLIGTELAVGDPATDISEFPANVRASRASYFQSHPLDNLVVLNVHEYVHTQEKGPPENNLLGQALYEGTCDFVAELVTGRLPQLPYVAQGPRREPALKAQFQADMFAPYLGNWFYNQVSDDPAHVPDLGYYMGYAICKAYYQRAPNKKQAVKDLLELDYTNADAVEALLRRSGYYPHLPPKAQLLQAYEASRPVVVGLTPAPGPDGLLDAATTEIRVDFSAPMARFTGTDYGPGGAAQWPMAGRGAFSADKKSYTYKVALKPGHTYGFVINGGGFRSADGRPLKTYEVKFTTKP; translated from the coding sequence ATGAAACTACGCTTCTGCCTGCTGCCCCTGAGCTTTTTCCGCTGCTTTGTTGCCTTCGCCCAGCAGCCTGCCCCAAAGCCCCAGGTCTTTTTCTCCGACCTCGACAACTTCTGGGTGGCCTACGACAGCATCCGTACCACCACCGACAGCCTCCGGCAGCTGCACTACCTCAACCGGCTCTACCTCGCCAAGGCCACGCCCGGCCTCAAAGCCTTTCAGGAAGTGAAAGGCTACGCCCCCGCCGATTGGGTGAGCGCCATCCGTCGCTACCCCCGGTTCTGGAACTCCATCCGGCCCAATACCCTGCAAGTCAAAACCAAGGCCCAGGCCCTTGGGCCCTACCTCCAAAAGTTCGCCGCCCTCTACCCCGCCCTGCGCCCGGCCGCCATCTACTACACCATCGGCGCGCTGCAATCGGGCGGCACCACCCAGGGCCGCCTGGTGCTCATCGGCACCGAGCTGGCCGTGGGCGACCCGGCCACCGACATTTCCGAGTTTCCGGCCAACGTGCGCGCCTCCCGCGCCAGCTATTTCCAGAGCCACCCCCTCGACAACCTCGTGGTGCTCAACGTGCACGAATACGTGCACACCCAGGAGAAAGGCCCGCCCGAAAACAACCTCCTCGGCCAGGCCCTCTACGAAGGCACCTGCGACTTCGTGGCCGAGCTCGTGACCGGCCGGCTGCCGCAGCTGCCCTACGTGGCCCAGGGCCCCCGGCGCGAGCCCGCCCTCAAAGCGCAGTTCCAGGCCGACATGTTTGCGCCCTACCTCGGCAACTGGTTCTACAACCAGGTGTCCGACGACCCCGCCCACGTGCCCGACCTGGGCTACTACATGGGCTACGCCATCTGCAAAGCCTACTACCAGCGCGCCCCCAATAAGAAGCAAGCCGTCAAAGACCTGCTGGAGCTGGACTACACCAACGCCGACGCCGTGGAGGCCCTCCTGCGCCGGTCGGGCTACTACCCCCACCTGCCCCCCAAAGCCCAGCTGCTGCAAGCCTACGAAGCCAGCCGCCCCGTCGTGGTCGGCCTCACCCCCGCCCCCGGCCCCGACGGCCTGCTCGACGCCGCCACCACCGAAATCCGCGTCGACTTTTCCGCTCCCATGGCCCGCTTCACCGGCACCGACTACGGCCCCGGCGGCGCAGCCCAATGGCCCATGGCGGGGCGCGGCGCCTTCTCCGCCGACAAGAAATCTTACACCTACAAAGTAGCCCTGAAACCCGGCCACACCTACGGCTTCGTCATCAACGGCGGCGGCTTCCGCTCCGCCGATGGCCGCCCCCTCAAAACCTACGAGGTAAAATTCACCACCAAGCCCTAG